A portion of the Roseovarius sp. SCSIO 43702 genome contains these proteins:
- the hutU gene encoding urocanate hydratase — translation MTNPRKNTRDVYPPTGPEITAKSWQTEAAMRMLMNNLHPDVAENPHELVVYGGIGRAARTWDDFDRIVAGLKDLEADETLLVQSGKPIAIVRTHADAPRVLIANSNIVPHWATWDHFNELDKKGLMMYGQMTAGSWIYIGTQGIVQGTYETFAEAGRQHYGGDLTGKWILTGGLGGMGGAQPLAAVFAGACCLAVECNPDSIAFRLRTGYLDEKAETLDEALEMIERWTKAGEAKSVGLLGNAADIFPEIHARGVRPDIVTDQTSAHDPVNGYLPQGWTMGQWREKRESDPKAVEKAARASMKVHVKAMVDFWNDGVPTLDYGNNIRQVAQDEGLENAFAFPGFVPAYIRPLFCRGIGPFRWVALSGDPEDIYKTDAKMKELFPENEHLHRWLDMAQERISFQGLPARICWIGLGDRHRAGLAFNEMVANGELKAPVVIGRDHLDSGSVASPNRETEAMKDGSDAVSDWPLLNALVNTASGATWVSLHHGGGVGMGFSQHAGVVICADGTPEAAKRLERVLWNDPASGVWRHADAGYEDAIACAREHGLRLPGILGN, via the coding sequence ATGACCAACCCCCGCAAGAACACCCGCGACGTCTATCCGCCGACCGGCCCCGAGATCACCGCGAAGAGCTGGCAGACCGAGGCGGCGATGCGGATGCTGATGAACAACCTGCATCCGGACGTGGCCGAGAACCCGCACGAGCTTGTCGTCTATGGCGGCATCGGCCGCGCGGCGCGGACATGGGACGATTTCGACCGCATCGTCGCGGGGTTGAAGGACCTGGAAGCCGACGAGACGCTGCTCGTGCAGTCGGGCAAGCCGATCGCGATCGTGCGCACCCATGCCGACGCGCCGCGCGTTCTCATCGCCAACTCGAACATCGTGCCGCACTGGGCCACCTGGGACCATTTCAACGAGCTCGATAAGAAGGGCCTCATGATGTATGGCCAGATGACCGCCGGGTCATGGATCTACATCGGCACGCAGGGCATCGTTCAGGGCACCTACGAGACCTTCGCCGAAGCGGGCCGCCAGCATTACGGCGGCGACCTGACCGGCAAGTGGATCCTGACCGGGGGTCTTGGCGGCATGGGCGGCGCGCAGCCCCTCGCGGCGGTCTTCGCCGGCGCCTGCTGCCTCGCGGTCGAGTGCAACCCCGACAGCATCGCCTTCCGCCTGCGCACCGGCTATCTCGACGAGAAGGCCGAGACGCTCGACGAGGCGCTCGAGATGATCGAGCGCTGGACCAAGGCGGGCGAGGCGAAATCCGTGGGCCTTCTGGGCAACGCCGCCGACATCTTCCCCGAGATCCACGCGCGCGGCGTGCGCCCCGACATCGTGACCGACCAGACCTCGGCGCATGACCCGGTGAACGGCTACCTCCCCCAGGGCTGGACCATGGGCCAGTGGCGCGAGAAGCGCGAGAGCGATCCCAAGGCGGTCGAGAAGGCGGCGCGCGCCTCGATGAAGGTGCATGTGAAGGCGATGGTCGACTTCTGGAACGACGGCGTGCCGACGCTCGACTACGGCAACAACATCCGGCAGGTCGCGCAGGACGAGGGGCTCGAGAACGCCTTTGCCTTCCCCGGTTTCGTGCCCGCCTATATCCGCCCGCTCTTCTGCCGCGGCATCGGGCCGTTCCGCTGGGTGGCGCTGTCGGGCGATCCCGAGGATATCTACAAGACCGACGCCAAGATGAAGGAGCTTTTCCCCGAGAACGAGCACCTGCATCGCTGGCTCGACATGGCGCAGGAGCGGATCTCGTTCCAGGGTCTGCCCGCGCGCATCTGCTGGATCGGCCTCGGCGACCGACACCGCGCCGGCCTCGCCTTCAACGAGATGGTGGCCAATGGCGAGCTGAAGGCGCCGGTGGTGATCGGGCGCGATCACCTCGACAGCGGCTCGGTCGCCTCGCCCAACCGCGAGACGGAGGCGATGAAGGACGGCTCGGACGCGGTGAGCGACTGGCCCCTGCTCAACGCCCTGGTGAACACGGCGTCGGGGGCGACATGGGTGTCGCTCCACCACGGCGGCGGGGTCGGCATGGGCTTCTCGCAACATGCGGGTGTCGTGATCTGTGCAGACGGCACGCCCGAGGCCGCGAAACGGCTCGAGCGGGTCTTGTGGAACGATCCCGCCTCGGGCGTGTGGCGGCATGCGGATGCGGGCTACGAGGACGCCATCGCCTGCGCCAGGGAACACGGGCTGCGGCTGCCGGGGATCCTCGGGAACTGA
- a CDS encoding metal ABC transporter permease has translation MLETLLQPFQFPFMQNALLIALLVAPPTALLSCYMVMKGWALMGDAVSHAVLPGVVLAWMTGIPLIVGAFGAGMTCALLTGYLSHNSRIKQDTVMGVVFSGMFAVGLVLYTSITTNEHLDHVLFGNMLGVGRADLWTAGLISAGVTAFILLKWKDLLLHAFDPAQARASGLPATFLHYALLSALSLCIVATLTATGLILAVALLVTPGAIAFLAVRSFGRMLVVSVVVCLLSMLAGVYASFFLDASPAATIVLILTGLFILAFVRRMAQTRAASRRVGTDSAF, from the coding sequence ATGCTCGAGACACTGCTTCAGCCCTTCCAGTTTCCCTTCATGCAGAACGCCTTACTGATCGCGCTTCTGGTGGCGCCGCCGACCGCGCTTCTGTCGTGCTACATGGTGATGAAGGGCTGGGCGCTGATGGGTGACGCGGTCAGCCACGCGGTGCTGCCCGGCGTGGTGCTGGCGTGGATGACGGGCATCCCGCTCATCGTCGGGGCCTTCGGGGCGGGGATGACCTGTGCGCTCCTGACCGGGTATCTGTCGCATAACAGCCGGATCAAGCAGGACACGGTGATGGGCGTGGTGTTCTCGGGAATGTTCGCCGTGGGGCTCGTTCTCTACACGTCGATCACCACGAACGAACATCTCGACCATGTGCTATTCGGCAACATGCTGGGCGTGGGCCGCGCGGACCTCTGGACCGCGGGGCTCATCTCGGCGGGCGTGACGGCCTTCATCCTGCTGAAATGGAAGGATCTTCTGCTGCACGCCTTCGACCCCGCGCAGGCACGGGCCAGCGGCCTGCCCGCCACCTTCCTGCACTACGCGCTTCTCTCGGCGCTGTCGCTTTGCATCGTGGCCACGCTGACGGCGACGGGGCTCATCCTCGCGGTGGCGCTGCTGGTGACGCCGGGGGCGATCGCGTTCCTTGCGGTGCGGAGCTTCGGCCGGATGCTCGTGGTGTCGGTGGTGGTGTGCCTGCTGTCGATGCTGGCGGGGGTCTATGCGTCCTTCTTTCTCGACGCGTCACCGGCGGCGACCATCGTGCTGATCCTCACCGGCCTCTTCATCCTGGCCTTCGTGCGGCGCATGGCACAGACGCGCGCGGCGTCGCGGCGGGTGGGCACCGATTCGGCCTTTTAA
- a CDS encoding metal ABC transporter permease, translated as MIETLLQPFTYGYMFNAMWVSALVGGVCAFLSAYLMLKGWSLIGDALSHSVVPGVAGAYMLGLPFALGAFIAGGLAAGAMLFLSTRSGLKIDVIIGIIFTGFFGLGLFMVSVSPVSVSVQTIIMGNILAITPGDTLQLALIGIVSLVILLAKWKDLMVTFFDENHARSIGLRPDLLRVVFFALLSAAIVAAMMTVGAFLVIAMVVTPGATAYLLCDRFPRLIMVSVLIGTVTSFAGAYMSFFLDGATGAIIVCLQTLIFLCAFVFAPKHGLLAARRKAARALRATPEEAAP; from the coding sequence GTGATCGAGACCCTGCTCCAGCCCTTCACCTACGGCTACATGTTCAACGCCATGTGGGTCTCGGCCCTCGTGGGCGGGGTCTGTGCGTTCCTGTCGGCCTATCTCATGCTCAAGGGCTGGTCGCTCATCGGCGACGCGCTTTCGCACTCGGTGGTGCCGGGGGTGGCGGGGGCCTACATGCTGGGCCTGCCCTTCGCGCTGGGCGCGTTCATCGCGGGCGGGCTCGCGGCGGGCGCGATGCTCTTCCTCTCGACCCGCTCGGGCCTCAAGATCGACGTCATCATCGGGATCATCTTCACCGGCTTCTTCGGCCTCGGCCTCTTCATGGTTTCGGTCAGCCCCGTCTCGGTCTCGGTCCAGACGATCATCATGGGCAACATATTGGCCATCACCCCCGGCGACACGCTCCAGCTCGCGCTGATCGGGATCGTGTCGCTGGTGATCCTGCTGGCCAAGTGGAAGGACCTCATGGTCACGTTCTTCGACGAGAACCACGCGCGTTCCATCGGTCTGCGCCCCGATCTCCTGCGGGTCGTGTTCTTCGCGCTCCTCTCGGCGGCCATCGTGGCGGCGATGATGACGGTGGGCGCATTCCTCGTCATCGCGATGGTGGTGACGCCGGGGGCGACGGCATATCTTCTCTGCGACCGGTTTCCGCGCCTCATCATGGTTTCGGTCCTGATCGGGACCGTGACGAGCTTCGCGGGTGCATACATGAGCTTCTTCCTCGACGGGGCCACGGGCGCGATCATCGTGTGCCTGCAAACGTTAATTTTCCTTTGTGCCTTCGTCTTCGCTCCGAAACACGGGCTTTTGGCCGCGCGCCGGAAGGCCGCGCGCGCCTTGAGGGCCACACCGGAAGAGGCGGCGCCGTGA
- a CDS encoding manganese/iron ABC transporter ATP-binding protein — protein sequence MTPVEAMDSAAGIVARDVTVTYRNGHTALRDASFEVPRGTITALVGVNGAGKSTLFKAIMGFVPVAKGDITLLGHKVRDALRQNLVAYVPQSEEVDWAFPVLVEDVVMMGRYGHMGFLRRAGPADRAAVDEALERVNMTAYRHRQIGELSGGQRKRVFLARALAQDGRIILLDEPFTGVDVKTEEQIIALLRELRDEGRVMLVSTHNLGSVPEFCDRTVLVKGTVLAHGPTDEVFTRDNLERAFGGVLRHFTLGGDELHDDDDPRELRIITDDERPFVHYGERRATDDEGSGP from the coding sequence ATGACGCCGGTCGAAGCCATGGACAGCGCGGCCGGCATCGTCGCGCGCGATGTGACCGTCACCTACCGCAACGGGCACACGGCGTTGCGCGATGCCTCGTTCGAGGTGCCGCGCGGCACGATCACCGCGCTCGTGGGCGTGAACGGCGCCGGGAAATCCACGCTTTTCAAGGCGATCATGGGCTTCGTGCCCGTGGCGAAGGGCGATATCACGCTGCTGGGCCACAAGGTGCGCGACGCGCTGAGGCAGAACCTCGTGGCCTATGTCCCCCAGTCCGAGGAGGTCGACTGGGCCTTTCCCGTGCTGGTCGAGGACGTGGTCATGATGGGCCGCTACGGGCATATGGGTTTCCTGCGCCGGGCCGGACCCGCCGACCGCGCCGCGGTGGACGAGGCGCTGGAACGGGTGAACATGACCGCCTATCGACATCGCCAGATCGGCGAGCTTTCGGGCGGCCAGCGCAAGCGCGTCTTCCTTGCCCGCGCGCTGGCGCAGGACGGGCGGATCATCCTGCTCGACGAGCCTTTCACCGGCGTGGACGTGAAGACCGAGGAGCAGATCATCGCCCTCCTGCGCGAACTGCGCGACGAGGGGCGCGTGATGCTCGTCTCGACCCACAACCTCGGCTCGGTGCCGGAATTCTGCGACCGCACGGTCCTCGTGAAGGGGACGGTGCTGGCCCACGGGCCGACCGACGAGGTCTTCACCCGCGACAATCTCGAACGGGCCTTCGGCGGCGTGCTGCGGCATTTCACGCTCGGCGGCGACGAGCTGCACGACGACGACGATCCGCGCGAGCTTCGGATCATCACCGACGACGAGCGCCCCTTCGTCCATTACGGCGAGCGGCGGGCCACCGACGACGAGGGGAGCGGGCCGTGA
- a CDS encoding metal ABC transporter substrate-binding protein: protein MSFRRLRTAIIAAILAQVTAAPLAAAEGDPLKVVTTFTVLADMARNVAGDAAKVVSITKPGAEIHGYEPTPQDIVRASDADLILWNGMNLELWFEQFIANLGDLPSATLTDGIDPISIASGSYEGQPNPHAWMGLDNALIYVDNIEAALSAADPDNSETYAANAAAYKDRIAETIAPLRERVQAVPEEKRWLVTCEGAFSYLARDFGMKELYLWPMNADQVGTPQQVRAVIDGVREHEIPVVFCESTVSQAPARQVARETGARYGGMLYVDSLTEADGPVPTYLDLLRVTAQTVADGLTGGAE from the coding sequence ATGTCCTTTCGCCGTCTCAGAACCGCGATCATCGCCGCGATCCTTGCCCAGGTCACCGCCGCCCCGCTTGCGGCGGCCGAGGGCGATCCGCTCAAGGTCGTGACCACCTTCACCGTGCTTGCCGACATGGCCCGCAACGTCGCGGGCGACGCGGCCAAAGTGGTGTCGATCACGAAACCGGGCGCCGAGATCCATGGATACGAGCCCACGCCTCAAGATATCGTCAGGGCATCGGACGCCGACCTCATCCTCTGGAACGGCATGAATCTCGAGCTGTGGTTCGAGCAGTTCATCGCCAATCTCGGCGATCTGCCCTCGGCCACGCTGACCGACGGGATCGACCCGATTTCCATCGCCTCGGGTTCCTACGAAGGGCAGCCGAACCCCCATGCCTGGATGGGCCTCGACAATGCGCTGATCTACGTGGACAATATCGAGGCCGCGCTCTCAGCGGCCGATCCCGACAATTCCGAGACCTACGCCGCCAATGCCGCCGCCTACAAGGACCGCATCGCCGAGACCATCGCCCCCCTGCGCGAGCGGGTTCAGGCCGTGCCCGAGGAAAAGCGTTGGCTCGTCACCTGCGAAGGCGCGTTCAGCTATCTCGCGCGCGACTTCGGGATGAAGGAGCTTTACCTCTGGCCCATGAACGCGGACCAGGTGGGCACGCCCCAGCAGGTGCGCGCCGTGATCGACGGTGTGCGCGAGCATGAAATCCCGGTCGTCTTCTGCGAAAGCACGGTGAGCCAGGCCCCCGCCAGGCAGGTCGCCCGCGAGACGGGCGCGCGCTATGGCGGCATGCTCTACGTGGACAGCCTGACCGAGGCCGACGGTCCCGTGCCCACCTATCTCGACCTGCTGCGCGTGACCGCGCAGACCGTGGCGGACGGGCTGACCGGGGGGGCCGAATGA
- the hdhA gene encoding 7-alpha-hydroxysteroid dehydrogenase codes for MYDARNFRLDDAVALVTGAGAGIGRAIAETFAGAGARVMVSDLHAEAAEGVAAAIRQAGGEAAGMACDVTDEGDLDKVVSATVSRFGKLTVLVSNAGGGGPKPFDMPMSDFRRAFDLNVFSLFRLAQLAAPEMEKAGGGAILAITSMAAENRNRRMAAYGSSKAATSHLVRNIAFDLGPANIRVNGIAPGATRTDALNSVLTEEIETRMLSHTPINRLGEPGDMANAALFLCSPAASWISGQILTVSGGGVQELD; via the coding sequence ATGTATGATGCCAGAAATTTCCGTCTCGACGATGCCGTCGCGCTCGTGACCGGGGCGGGGGCCGGGATCGGCCGCGCCATAGCCGAGACCTTTGCCGGCGCCGGGGCGCGGGTCATGGTCAGCGATCTTCACGCGGAGGCCGCCGAGGGGGTCGCCGCAGCCATTCGCCAGGCGGGCGGCGAGGCGGCGGGGATGGCCTGCGACGTGACCGACGAAGGCGATCTCGACAAGGTGGTCTCCGCGACGGTGTCGCGCTTCGGCAAGCTCACCGTGCTCGTCAGCAATGCGGGCGGCGGCGGACCGAAACCCTTCGACATGCCCATGTCGGATTTCAGGCGGGCCTTCGACCTCAACGTGTTCTCGCTTTTCCGTCTCGCCCAGCTTGCGGCACCCGAAATGGAGAAGGCCGGCGGCGGGGCGATCCTTGCCATCACCTCGATGGCGGCGGAGAACAGGAACAGGCGGATGGCGGCCTACGGGTCGTCGAAGGCCGCAACCAGCCACCTGGTCCGCAACATCGCCTTCGATCTCGGCCCGGCGAATATCCGCGTGAACGGGATCGCGCCGGGGGCCACGCGCACCGATGCGCTGAACTCCGTCCTGACCGAGGAAATCGAGACACGGATGCTCTCGCACACGCCGATCAACCGGCTGGGTGAACCCGGTGACATGGCCAACGCCGCCCTCTTCCTGTGTTCCCCCGCCGCGAGCTGGATCAGCGGCCAGATCCTGACCGTATCGGGCGGCGGCGTGCAGGAACTGGATTGA
- a CDS encoding molybdopterin-dependent oxidoreductase: MTRFQPTRRAFLMGASAVGGAAYLRGSTALASIDPNSFTDRVFHATHYGPFEAVVRDGKLLNINAITELDAQPTEMLMYGVKDRTYDKSRINYPMVRKSYLENWENGDTKPELRGKEPYVRVDWDTAWSLTAKALLDVAEKHGNEAIFSSSYGGWANAGNFRPNVMQGRLMNLIGGCTNTQGDWSAGASQICLPRVIGDMEVYSAQTAWPVIRDHTEVFVFVGCDPIKNNRIEYTVADHQMYGPWAEIRDNGVKFVSINPQRTASDEYVGADWVKIIPNTDTALFLAMANHVLAEGLEDRAYLEKYTVGADRWIAYVNGDEDGTPKTPEWAEPITGIEAAKIRELAELMATKRTEIAGAWSLQRAQHGEMTHWAIVNFSALTGQIGKPGQGVGFSWHYGNGGMPQSFKSTPTGLAQGRNWVKGICPASRITEMLENPGAEFTYNGHTGTYPDVKLIFNAGNNFMSHQQDTNRLIRALEKVETVVSVDVWWTAATRWCDIVLPACSTLERDDISVGGTYSNDKIYAMKKVIEPVGESLSDYHIFEGLADKLGLWTQFTDGLDLMDHIEAAYNRSAASKHTPFEQFWEQGYARQDAPESSRSWVRHGDFYTDPEENPLHTTSGKIEMFCEEIASFDLEDCPGMPVWMEKHEYLGNAKEGQLHVVSPHPWYRLHSQMDQSENLRDLYKVQGREPVRINAQDAADRGIEDGDLVELYNDRGTVIAGAVVSDGIMPGVVSLYEGAWPSLDSKGRCNSGLVNFLTSTQRSSGLSQATSANTVLCEMRKCEDPEGPNMAYEKPEIIEDYELAEIDEDLLGLDRVYEITESLLADASEGEKIFYERCTVCHGPREVSHFTQNQWKGITPSMFPRAGLDENEAALVMEFLMENASDAPG; encoded by the coding sequence ATGACCCGTTTCCAACCCACCCGCCGCGCTTTCCTCATGGGTGCAAGCGCCGTCGGAGGCGCCGCGTATCTCCGTGGCTCCACCGCGCTGGCCTCGATCGATCCGAACTCGTTCACCGACCGCGTCTTCCACGCCACCCATTACGGCCCGTTCGAGGCGGTGGTGCGCGATGGCAAGCTGCTCAACATCAACGCGATCACCGAACTCGACGCCCAGCCGACCGAGATGCTGATGTATGGCGTCAAGGACCGCACCTATGACAAGAGCCGCATCAACTATCCGATGGTGCGGAAATCCTACCTCGAGAACTGGGAAAACGGCGACACGAAGCCCGAACTGCGCGGCAAGGAGCCCTACGTGCGCGTGGACTGGGACACGGCCTGGAGCCTGACGGCAAAGGCGCTTCTCGACGTGGCCGAGAAGCATGGCAACGAGGCGATCTTCTCGTCCTCTTATGGCGGCTGGGCCAACGCGGGCAACTTCCGGCCCAACGTGATGCAGGGCCGGCTGATGAACCTGATCGGCGGCTGCACGAACACCCAGGGCGACTGGTCCGCCGGTGCGAGCCAGATCTGCCTGCCGCGCGTCATCGGCGACATGGAGGTCTATTCGGCTCAGACCGCCTGGCCCGTCATCCGCGACCATACCGAGGTGTTCGTCTTCGTCGGGTGCGACCCGATCAAGAACAACCGGATCGAATATACCGTCGCCGACCACCAGATGTATGGCCCCTGGGCCGAGATCCGCGACAACGGCGTCAAGTTCGTCTCGATCAACCCGCAACGCACCGCCTCCGACGAGTATGTCGGAGCCGACTGGGTCAAGATCATCCCCAACACCGACACGGCCCTCTTCCTCGCGATGGCGAACCATGTCCTGGCCGAGGGGCTGGAGGACCGCGCCTATCTCGAGAAATACACCGTGGGCGCCGACAGGTGGATCGCCTATGTCAACGGTGACGAGGACGGCACGCCCAAGACGCCCGAATGGGCCGAGCCGATCACCGGCATCGAGGCCGCGAAGATCCGCGAACTGGCCGAGTTGATGGCCACGAAGAGGACCGAGATCGCCGGCGCATGGTCGCTGCAACGCGCGCAGCACGGCGAGATGACGCATTGGGCCATCGTCAACTTCTCGGCCCTGACCGGCCAGATCGGCAAGCCCGGCCAGGGTGTCGGTTTCTCGTGGCACTACGGCAACGGCGGGATGCCGCAATCCTTCAAGTCGACGCCCACGGGCCTTGCGCAGGGCCGCAACTGGGTCAAGGGGATCTGTCCGGCGAGCCGCATCACCGAGATGCTCGAAAATCCCGGCGCGGAGTTCACCTATAACGGCCATACGGGCACCTATCCCGACGTGAAGCTGATCTTCAACGCCGGCAACAACTTCATGTCGCACCAGCAGGACACCAACCGCCTGATCCGCGCGCTCGAGAAGGTCGAAACCGTGGTCAGCGTCGATGTCTGGTGGACGGCCGCGACCCGCTGGTGCGACATCGTCCTGCCCGCCTGTTCGACCCTCGAGCGCGACGACATCAGCGTCGGCGGCACCTACTCGAACGACAAGATCTACGCGATGAAGAAGGTGATCGAGCCCGTGGGCGAAAGCCTTTCGGATTATCACATCTTCGAGGGACTGGCGGACAAGCTGGGGCTCTGGACGCAGTTCACCGACGGGCTGGATCTGATGGATCATATCGAAGCCGCCTACAACCGCTCGGCGGCCTCCAAGCACACGCCCTTCGAGCAGTTCTGGGAGCAGGGCTATGCCCGCCAGGACGCCCCCGAATCCTCGCGCAGCTGGGTGCGGCACGGCGATTTCTACACCGATCCGGAAGAGAACCCGCTCCATACCACCTCGGGCAAGATCGAGATGTTCTGCGAGGAGATCGCAAGCTTCGACCTCGAGGATTGCCCCGGCATGCCGGTCTGGATGGAGAAGCACGAATATCTCGGAAACGCGAAGGAAGGGCAGCTTCATGTCGTGAGTCCGCACCCGTGGTATCGCCTGCACAGCCAGATGGACCAGTCGGAGAACCTGCGCGACCTCTACAAGGTCCAGGGCCGCGAGCCGGTGCGGATCAACGCCCAGGATGCGGCCGACAGGGGCATCGAGGACGGCGACCTGGTCGAGCTCTACAACGATCGCGGCACGGTGATCGCCGGTGCGGTGGTCAGCGACGGGATCATGCCTGGGGTCGTCTCGCTCTACGAGGGTGCGTGGCCGTCACTTGACAGCAAGGGCCGGTGCAACTCGGGGCTGGTGAACTTCCTGACCTCGACGCAGCGATCCTCGGGGTTGAGCCAGGCGACGAGCGCCAACACGGTGCTGTGCGAGATGCGCAAATGCGAGGATCCCGAGGGTCCGAACATGGCCTATGAAAAGCCCGAGATCATCGAGGATTACGAGCTGGCCGAGATCGACGAGGATCTCCTCGGGCTCGACCGGGTCTATGAGATCACCGAGAGCCTGCTGGCCGATGCGAGCGAGGGCGAGAAGATATTCTACGAACGCTGCACGGTCTGTCACGGTCCGCGCGAGGTCTCGCACTTCACGCAGAACCAGTGGAAGGGGATCACGCCCTCCATGTTCCCGCGGGCGGGCCTCGACGAGAACGAGGCGGCACTGGTCATGGAGTTCCTCATGGAGAACGCATCGGACGCGCCGGGTTGA
- a CDS encoding C4-dicarboxylate ABC transporter substrate-binding protein codes for MKFSIAIGAALAGALSLGSLASAETIRASSSFGPDHPLALSIYPEISSRLSEFTDGAWEIEDTPEGVAAPNEMIDALRDGTVDFGPVVVPYFPENYAEASLPSELSVLGSNSLAISSATTEYLATCAECLAEFAEHGQVYLGSDATPLYNLLTVKPVRTAEDLGGMRIRVGAPIFAAFVSNLRGVVVQQPSSEFSDALRRGVVAGSFGGDQEIIAGNVQDQVRFVTNIGLGVYNGNAAAMASRALWDRMSAEDRAALARAAQYGIAKGIGEFDAQAEDARTTEGIEFIEMDETLKEAKRTFIADHLRRASETLERRGVENAQVKAYRYALLVGKWEGLIGDDMTAEDVGQLRYDEIFGKLDMTAYGQ; via the coding sequence ATGAAATTCTCAATCGCAATCGGCGCCGCCTTGGCCGGCGCCCTGTCGCTCGGGTCGCTGGCCTCGGCCGAGACGATCCGCGCCTCGTCGAGCTTCGGTCCCGATCACCCGCTGGCCCTGTCGATCTACCCCGAGATCAGCAGCAGGTTATCGGAGTTCACCGATGGAGCGTGGGAGATCGAGGATACACCGGAGGGCGTTGCCGCCCCGAACGAGATGATCGACGCGCTGCGTGACGGTACGGTCGATTTCGGCCCCGTGGTCGTGCCCTACTTCCCCGAGAACTACGCCGAGGCATCGCTGCCCTCCGAGCTTTCGGTGCTCGGAAGCAACAGTCTCGCCATCTCTTCGGCGACCACGGAATACCTCGCGACCTGCGCGGAGTGCCTGGCGGAATTCGCAGAGCACGGGCAGGTCTACCTGGGATCGGATGCGACGCCCCTCTACAACCTTCTCACGGTCAAGCCCGTCCGCACGGCCGAGGACCTGGGCGGCATGCGCATCCGCGTGGGCGCACCCATCTTCGCGGCATTCGTCAGCAATCTGCGCGGTGTCGTGGTGCAGCAGCCATCCTCCGAATTCTCCGATGCGCTGCGTCGCGGCGTGGTCGCGGGAAGCTTCGGCGGCGACCAGGAGATCATCGCGGGCAATGTCCAGGACCAGGTGCGTTTCGTCACCAATATCGGCCTCGGCGTCTATAACGGCAACGCCGCGGCCATGGCGAGCCGGGCCTTGTGGGACCGGATGAGCGCCGAGGATCGCGCCGCGCTTGCCCGTGCGGCACAATACGGCATCGCGAAGGGTATCGGCGAGTTCGACGCCCAGGCCGAGGACGCGCGAACCACCGAAGGAATCGAGTTCATCGAGATGGACGAGACCCTGAAGGAGGCCAAGCGCACCTTCATCGCCGATCACCTGCGCCGCGCATCGGAAACGCTCGAAAGGCGCGGCGTCGAGAATGCGCAGGTCAAGGCCTATCGCTACGCTCTCCTGGTCGGCAAGTGGGAAGGGCTGATCGGCGACGACATGACCGCCGAGGACGTCGGCCAGCTTCGGTACGACGAGATCTTCGGCAAGCTCGACATGACCGCTTACGGTCAGTGA
- the dapF gene encoding diaminopimelate epimerase has translation MSTTRETGLPFMKMHGLGNDFVVFDGRPRKIEITPALARAVGDRHRGIGYDQLALIETGEGDAHLSFWNADGSVAQACGNATRCIARYLLDETGKDRLHLTTIRGDLYAVDVGGGRTSVNMGAPMTDWRDIPLSEEMDTLELPIEGAPTATSMGNPHCTFFVEHAEAIPLDTFGPRYEHHPLFPERTNVQVASVIAPDHLRMRVWERGVGVTLASGSSSCATAVSAARRGLTGRKVRMDLDGGTLEIDWRDDGVWMTGETMHVADGVFRPEFLDRVE, from the coding sequence ATGAGCACCACGCGCGAAACCGGATTGCCCTTCATGAAGATGCACGGGCTGGGAAACGACTTCGTCGTGTTCGACGGACGTCCTCGAAAGATCGAGATCACGCCGGCACTTGCGCGGGCCGTGGGCGACCGGCATCGCGGCATCGGCTATGATCAGCTCGCGCTGATCGAGACGGGCGAGGGCGATGCGCATCTGAGCTTCTGGAACGCCGATGGCTCGGTCGCGCAGGCCTGTGGCAACGCCACCCGCTGCATCGCGCGCTACCTGCTGGACGAGACCGGCAAGGACCGGCTTCACCTGACAACCATACGCGGCGATCTCTACGCGGTGGATGTCGGGGGCGGACGAACCTCGGTCAACATGGGTGCGCCGATGACGGATTGGCGCGACATTCCGCTCTCCGAGGAGATGGACACGCTCGAACTGCCGATCGAGGGGGCACCGACGGCCACGAGCATGGGCAACCCGCATTGCACCTTCTTCGTCGAGCATGCCGAGGCGATCCCGCTCGACACGTTCGGACCGCGCTACGAGCATCATCCGCTTTTCCCCGAACGCACGAATGTGCAGGTGGCGAGCGTGATCGCACCGGACCACCTGCGCATGAGGGTGTGGGAGCGCGGCGTGGGCGTCACACTGGCCTCCGGCTCCTCCTCCTGCGCGACGGCGGTGTCGGCGGCGCGACGCGGGCTCACCGGGCGCAAGGTGCGCATGGACCTCGACGGCGGCACGCTCGAGATCGACTGGCGCGACGATGGCGTCTGGATGACCGGCGAGACGATGCACGTGGCCGACGGCGTGTTCCGGCCCGAATTCCTGGACAGGGTAGAATGA